The following coding sequences lie in one Clarias gariepinus isolate MV-2021 ecotype Netherlands chromosome 27, CGAR_prim_01v2, whole genome shotgun sequence genomic window:
- the ywhaqa gene encoding tyrosine 3-monooxygenase/tryptophan 5-monooxygenase activation protein, theta polypeptide a has product MDKTEMIQKAKLAEQAERYDDMASSMKAVTEQGAELTNEERNLLSVAYKNVVGARRSAWRVISSIEQKTDGGDKKLQMVKEYREKVEAELREICHDVLGLLSKYLIENSSNAESKVFYLKMKGDYHRYLAEVASGEDKKETITNSQSAYQDAFDISKKEMQPTHPIRLGLALNFSVFFYEILNSPEQACTLAKQAFDEAIAELDTLNEDSYKDSTLIMQLLRDNLTLWTSDNAADEGEGGDGEN; this is encoded by the exons ATGGATAAAACAGAGATGATCCAGAAGGCTAAGCTGGCGGAGCAGGCCGAGCGCTACGACGACATGGCGTCGTCCATGAAGGCAGTGACTGAGCAAGGAGCCGAGCTTACCAACGAGGAGAGGAACCTGCTCTCTGTCGCCTACAAAAACGTGGTGGGGGCCCGGAGATCAGCATGGAGAGTCATCTCAAGCATCGAACAGAAGACGGACGGCGGCGACAAGAAGCTTCAGATGGTGAAGGAGTACAGAGAGAAAGTGGAGGCCGAGCTGCGTGAGATCTGTCACGACGTGCTG GGGCTCCTGAGCAAGTATTTGATTGAAAATTCATCTAATGCTGAGAGCAAAGTCTTCTATTTAAAGATGAAGGGTGATTACCATAGATATCTGGCTGAGGTTGCCTCTGGGGAAGATAAGAAGG AAACAATAACCAACTCGCAGAGTGCCTATCAGGATGCATTCGACATAAGTAAGAAGGAGATGCAGCCCACACACCCTATCCGCCTGGGTTTGGCCCTCAACTTCTCCGTCTTCTTTTATGAGATCCTCAACTCTCCTGAGCAGGCTTGTACCCTGGCCAAGCAG GCCTTTGATGAAGCCATTGCTGAGCTTGACACACTTAATGAAGACTCTTACAAAGACAGCACACTCATCATGCAGCTACTTAGAGACAACCTCACA TTATGGACCTCTGACAATGCAGCAGATGAGGGCGAAGGAGGAGATGGAGAAAACTAA